Part of the Lolium rigidum isolate FL_2022 chromosome 6, APGP_CSIRO_Lrig_0.1, whole genome shotgun sequence genome, TGATTAGTCCATCAAGCCAGCCTCTATTCGTGTAGTGGTCAGTGGGTACTCAATCCGCTGCCTGAGCGCTCTTAGATCTTCCCCCCTGATCCACCAGTTCTTGATCTTGGTCAACAGAGGGCTACAATCCCGTGAATCTTGTTCCAGAGGCATGGGCAAGCCTCTAATCTACGAGGTACTGGAGAAGCCGGCGAGCAGCAGCGTCATAGCCATCTGCTCCTTGATCTGGTACCTTATCCAGAAGCGGGGCATTGGGTACTCGGATGTCGGCCTCAGCTACGAGGCCGTCATGGAGGGAGGGCAGTACTGGAGGATCATCACCTCCGCCTTCTCCCACGTCAGCGTCATCCACTTGGTCTTCAACATGAGCGCGCTCTGGAGCCTCGGCGCCGTCGAGCAGCTGGGCCATGCCGGCCTGGGCGTCCAGTACTACCTGCATTACACGGTCGTGCTGGTGGTGCTATCCGGTCTGCTCGTTCTCGGGATATACCACGTCATGATTCAGAGGTTCAAGGTGGAGTATTTCAGGAGGGTCACCGCCGTCGGGTACTCGTGCGTCGTCTTCGGGTGGATGACAATCCTGGCTGCGAAGCAGCCGTCGTCGAAGCTCAACCTGTTCGGGGTCCTCTCGCTGCCGATCAGCTTCGCACCGTTCGAGTCGCTGATATTCACCTCCATCATG contains:
- the LOC124666304 gene encoding RHOMBOID-like protein 13 — translated: MGKPLIYEVLEKPASSSVIAICSLIWYLIQKRGIGYSDVGLSYEAVMEGGQYWRIITSAFSHVSVIHLVFNMSALWSLGAVEQLGHAGLGVQYYLHYTVVLVVLSGLLVLGIYHVMIQRFKVEYFRRVTAVGYSCVVFGWMTILAAKQPSSKLNLFGVLSLPISFAPFESLIFTSIMVPQASFIGHLSGIIVGYSIAWGLIHGMNNYWAITMLGWIVLVFVFSLKRTGSMELRFIEIEPVMDPSLPSVGVVASRNGGRMDGLPGRGVADFV